Sequence from the Geitlerinema sp. PCC 9228 genome:
NNNNNNNNNNNNNNNNNNNNNNNNNNNNNNNNNNNNNNNNNNNNNNNNNNNNNAAGCGGTCATGCCATAGGATTGGATGTGGGGTTAGAAAGCTATTTGGCTACCAGCGACGGTGAATTGATTGACAACCCACGATTTTTCGTGAAGGCTTCTGGCAAGCTTCAATCGCTGCAACAAAAGCTCAAACGAAAGAAAAAGGGTTCCAGACGTTGGCACTTGATTCAATATCGCATCGCCAAATTATACGAACATGTAACCAAAACTCGAAAAGACTTTTTCTTTAAGTTGGCTCACCATTTGTGCAACCAAG
This genomic interval carries:
- a CDS encoding transposase produces the protein SGHAIGLDVGLESYLATSDGELIDNPRFFVKASGKLQSLQQKLKRKKKGSRRWHLIQYRIAKLYEHVTKTRKDFFFKLAHHLCNQ